From the genome of bacterium, one region includes:
- a CDS encoding XRE family transcriptional regulator has product MKPKSELPALGKNIERIRKQKGFSLEELSQRSGVSKGMLSQIEQEKVNPTVAVVWKIAYGLDAPFHDLIAEVDEVPIFNVIRREEAVILERDKGRCMFRIISPLSMAEKLELYTLAMKKDGVLESNAHSKGTEEFVTVMTGSVTVEINDKKAEVKAGDSVHYHADVHHIIRNVNDGESTLYMVVKYP; this is encoded by the coding sequence ATGAAACCAAAATCCGAATTACCGGCTCTCGGGAAAAATATCGAACGGATCAGGAAACAGAAAGGGTTTTCTCTCGAGGAGCTTTCCCAGCGGAGCGGCGTTTCCAAGGGGATGCTGTCGCAGATCGAGCAGGAAAAGGTGAATCCGACTGTCGCTGTGGTATGGAAAATCGCCTATGGCCTCGATGCGCCGTTTCACGATCTCATTGCGGAGGTTGACGAAGTACCGATTTTCAATGTTATCCGCAGGGAAGAGGCGGTTATCCTCGAACGCGACAAGGGACGTTGCATGTTCAGGATCATATCGCCGTTATCGATGGCCGAAAAACTCGAGCTTTACACCCTTGCCATGAAAAAGGACGGCGTCCTCGAAAGCAACGCGCACAGCAAGGGGACGGAGGAGTTCGTTACGGTCATGACCGGAAGCGTCACCGTGGAGATAAACGACAAAAAGGCCGAAGTGAAAGCAGGCGATTCGGTACATTACCACGCCGATGTCCACCATATCATCCGCAATGTGAACGATGGCGAAAGCACGCTCTATATGGTGGTAAAATATCCGTGA